One genomic window of Roseobacter ponti includes the following:
- a CDS encoding FixH family protein: MTRELKGWHVAAMFGTGFSIIIAVNLTLAFNAVSTFPGLEVKNSYVASQHFDRDRAVQQALGWSVLATARGDEVVLSITDTAGQPVEVADMQATVGRATHVRDDTTPAFVFDGRSYVAPLTLGPGNWNVRMVAMDSEGARFRQRVILHVPKKNTSG; the protein is encoded by the coding sequence ATGACCAGAGAACTCAAAGGATGGCATGTCGCGGCCATGTTCGGCACAGGCTTTTCGATCATTATCGCGGTCAATCTGACCCTCGCGTTTAACGCGGTGAGCACCTTTCCCGGGCTTGAAGTCAAAAATTCTTACGTGGCGAGCCAGCATTTCGACCGTGACCGGGCGGTACAGCAGGCCCTTGGCTGGTCTGTTCTGGCCACAGCCCGTGGCGATGAGGTGGTTCTGTCGATCACTGACACCGCCGGACAGCCCGTCGAGGTCGCGGACATGCAGGCAACTGTGGGGCGCGCGACGCATGTGCGCGATGACACCACGCCTGCGTTCGTTTTTGACGGCAGGTCCTATGTCGCCCCGCTGACGCTGGGGCCGGGCAACTGGAATGTGCGCATGGTGGCGATGGACAGTGAAGGTGCCCGGTTCCGCCAGCGCGTTATTCTGCATGTCCCCAAGAAGAACACCAGCGGATGA
- the ccoG gene encoding cytochrome c oxidase accessory protein CcoG produces the protein MTDQVPPPSLYAAREPIFPRRVSGPFRNLKWVIMAVTLGIYYLVPWIRWDRGPELPDQAVLLDLANRRFYFFWIEIWSHEFYFVAGLLIMAGLGLFLFTSALGRVWCGYACPQTVWTDLFIKVERMVEGDRNARLRLHRQEKTDARKLRLRLTKWVLWLLISVATGGAWVFYFADAPTLLVDLFTGQAAAVAYITVAILTATTFIFGGFAREQICIYACPWPRIQAAMMDEDTITVAYREWRGEPRKHSQEAKTAPQGDCIDCMACVNVCPMGIDIRDGQQLECITCALCIDACDDVMERIGKPRGLIDYIALSDEVAERGGAAPRSVWKHIFRPRTMFYTFLWAGVGAALIVALFIRSDIEMTVAPVRNPTFVTLADGSIRNTYEIRLRNKNNDARLFRLFVKGDPALRITLEGTPYGSIEVPADTSFLQRVYVIAPPGSPPAQTDRQDLRFWIEDLTNGDRAWKDSSFIGTGNQP, from the coding sequence GTGACCGATCAGGTGCCACCGCCAAGCCTTTATGCCGCCCGCGAGCCGATTTTCCCGCGGCGGGTCTCAGGTCCGTTCCGAAACCTGAAATGGGTGATCATGGCGGTGACCCTGGGCATCTATTATCTGGTGCCCTGGATCCGCTGGGACCGGGGCCCGGAACTGCCCGATCAGGCGGTGCTGCTCGATCTGGCCAACCGGCGTTTCTATTTCTTCTGGATTGAGATCTGGAGCCATGAGTTCTATTTCGTGGCCGGGCTGCTCATTATGGCGGGGCTGGGGCTCTTTCTCTTTACCTCGGCGCTTGGCCGGGTCTGGTGCGGATATGCCTGCCCGCAAACCGTGTGGACCGACCTTTTTATCAAGGTCGAGCGCATGGTGGAAGGCGACCGAAATGCCCGCCTGCGCCTGCACCGTCAGGAAAAGACGGACGCCCGCAAGCTGAGACTGCGGCTCACGAAATGGGTGCTCTGGCTGCTGATCTCGGTCGCAACAGGCGGCGCCTGGGTATTTTACTTCGCCGATGCACCGACGCTGCTGGTGGATCTTTTCACCGGTCAGGCCGCGGCCGTGGCCTATATTACCGTCGCGATCCTGACGGCCACGACATTTATTTTCGGCGGCTTTGCCCGTGAACAGATCTGCATCTACGCCTGTCCATGGCCACGCATTCAGGCCGCGATGATGGACGAAGACACGATCACCGTCGCCTATCGCGAATGGCGCGGTGAGCCGCGCAAACACAGCCAGGAGGCAAAAACCGCGCCCCAGGGCGACTGCATTGACTGCATGGCCTGCGTAAATGTCTGCCCGATGGGCATCGATATCCGCGACGGCCAGCAGCTGGAATGCATCACCTGCGCGCTCTGCATCGATGCCTGCGACGATGTGATGGAGCGCATCGGCAAACCGCGCGGGCTGATTGATTATATCGCGCTCTCGGACGAGGTCGCGGAACGGGGCGGGGCTGCGCCCAGATCCGTCTGGAAGCATATTTTCCGGCCGCGCACGATGTTTTACACCTTCCTCTGGGCGGGCGTTGGTGCGGCACTGATCGTCGCACTGTTTATCAGGTCTGACATCGAAATGACCGTGGCGCCGGTGCGCAATCCGACATTTGTGACCTTGGCGGACGGATCGATCCGCAACACCTACGAGATCCGTCTGCGCAACAAAAACAACGACGCCCGGCTCTTCCGGCTCTTTGTCAAAGGTGATCCGGCATTGCGCATCACTCTTGAAGGCACGCCCTACGGCTCCATCGAAGTGCCTGCGGACACGTCTTTCCTGCAGCGGGTCTATGTCATTGCCCCGCCGGGGTCGCCCCCTGCGCAGACCGACCGGCAGGACCTGCGGTTCTGGATTGAGGATCTCACCAACGGTGACCGCGCGTGGAAAGACAGCAGCTTTATCGGAACAGGAAACCAGCCATGA
- the ccoP gene encoding cytochrome-c oxidase, cbb3-type subunit III: MTKVPPKQDGDPDTTGHTWDGIEEFDNPMPRWWLWTFYITIIWAVAYTIAYPAWPLVSSATAGILGYSTRGEVISDIAAVEEANAGINTQLAEAEITEISLNPELNSYAVSAGAAVYRTWCTQCHGSGAGGAVGYPNLLDNDWLWGGSVEAIYSTVAHGIRNEEDPDARYSEMPVFGDILEEEEIAQVANYVMTLSGGTPVDAAASQAGEAIYADNCSACHGDNGLGNNDLGAPNIADQIWLYGGDYDTLVETVTYSRYGVMPPWQQRLSEAELRAVSLYVHQLGGGE, translated from the coding sequence ATGACCAAAGTACCACCAAAACAAGACGGCGATCCGGACACCACCGGCCACACCTGGGACGGCATCGAGGAGTTTGACAACCCGATGCCACGCTGGTGGCTCTGGACTTTTTACATCACCATCATCTGGGCGGTCGCTTATACCATTGCCTATCCTGCCTGGCCTCTGGTCTCCTCGGCGACAGCGGGCATCCTTGGATACTCGACCCGCGGTGAAGTAATCAGTGACATCGCGGCAGTGGAAGAAGCCAACGCCGGGATCAACACACAGCTTGCTGAGGCCGAAATCACCGAAATCAGCCTGAACCCTGAGCTCAACAGCTACGCGGTGTCCGCCGGGGCTGCGGTGTACCGCACATGGTGCACGCAGTGTCACGGATCAGGCGCGGGCGGTGCTGTCGGCTATCCCAACCTGCTGGACAACGACTGGCTCTGGGGCGGCAGTGTCGAGGCCATCTACTCAACCGTGGCGCATGGCATCCGCAACGAAGAAGACCCCGATGCGCGTTACTCAGAAATGCCTGTCTTCGGTGATATCCTCGAAGAGGAAGAGATCGCTCAGGTCGCCAATTATGTCATGACACTTTCGGGCGGCACACCTGTTGATGCGGCAGCATCTCAGGCGGGTGAGGCCATCTATGCGGATAACTGCTCGGCCTGTCACGGCGATAACGGTCTGGGTAACAATGACCTTGGCGCACCCAACATCGCGGACCAGATCTGGCTTTACGGCGGGGATTATGACACGCTGGTCGAGACTGTGACCTACAGTCGCTATGGCGTTATGCCCCCCTGGCAACAGCGCCTGTCTGAGGCAGAGTTGCGCGCAGTATCTCTTTACGTGCACCAGCTCGGCGGCGGCGAATAG
- a CDS encoding cbb3-type cytochrome c oxidase subunit 3, with protein sequence METYSLLREFADSWMLLLLFVIFVGIAFWVFRPGSRPVHRDTANMIFRNDDRPAPPGEDRK encoded by the coding sequence ATGGAAACCTATTCCCTGCTGCGCGAATTTGCAGACAGCTGGATGCTGCTGCTGCTCTTCGTGATCTTTGTCGGCATTGCCTTCTGGGTCTTCCGGCCGGGCAGCCGGCCCGTTCACCGGGACACTGCCAATATGATTTTTCGCAATGACGACCGACCGGCTCCGCCCGGGGAGGACAGGAAATGA
- the ccoO gene encoding cytochrome-c oxidase, cbb3-type subunit II, with the protein MSILAKHKFIETNATLLLVLSFLVVTIGGLVQIVPLFYLENTIEEVEGMRPYSPLELTGRDIYIREGCYVCHSQMIRPMRDEVERYGHYSLAAESMYDHPFQWGSKRTGPDLARVGGRYSDDWHLVHLRDPQSVVPESIMPKYAFLEEKLIRPEHVDELLATHAFVGVPYTQEMIDTAAADFRAQADPDSDYDALLERYPGAQVRNFDGQPGISEADALIAYLQMLGTLVDFSTFTPDASR; encoded by the coding sequence ACCCTCCTGCTGGTGCTCAGCTTTCTGGTGGTGACGATCGGGGGGCTGGTGCAGATTGTGCCGCTCTTCTATCTCGAAAACACCATCGAGGAAGTCGAGGGAATGCGCCCTTACTCCCCGCTGGAGCTCACCGGCCGCGACATCTACATCCGGGAGGGCTGCTATGTCTGTCACAGCCAGATGATCCGGCCGATGCGCGACGAGGTGGAACGCTACGGGCATTACTCTCTGGCGGCGGAATCGATGTATGACCATCCGTTCCAGTGGGGCTCTAAACGCACAGGCCCCGATCTGGCCCGTGTCGGCGGTCGGTATTCGGATGACTGGCACCTGGTGCACCTGCGCGATCCGCAATCGGTGGTACCGGAATCGATCATGCCGAAATACGCTTTCCTCGAAGAAAAGCTGATCCGGCCTGAACACGTGGACGAACTGCTGGCGACCCATGCGTTTGTCGGGGTGCCTTATACCCAGGAAATGATTGACACAGCCGCTGCGGATTTCCGCGCTCAGGCCGATCCGGACAGTGATTATGATGCGCTGCTGGAACGGTATCCGGGTGCGCAGGTCCGCAACTTTGACGGCCAGCCCGGGATCTCCGAGGCTGACGCACTGATCGCTTATCTGCAGATGCTGGGCACGCTGGTCGATTTCTCGACCTTCACCCCGGACGCCAGCCGCTGA